The following is a genomic window from Thioclava electrotropha.
TGTTCAATTCGGCCAGCATCCGCGTATTCTCATCGGCATTTCGATTGAGGCGGCGATCCCGTTCGGTAAGCTCAAGCGCCAGCGCATAGGCCATGAAGGCGGTGTAGCTGGAATAGCCGCCACGCTCCGCGAAATCACGCAGCAGCGTCGCGCTCTCCTCCGGGTCGAGCGACTCCGCCCGCTCGCGCGCAGAGAGATCACGGTAGAGCTGGTGGATTTCATCGGACAGCTCGCTCGTCGGTTTCAGCCGGACCGAGAGGTAGCCCCCCTCGATCGGCATGACGACCGCGAAGACCCAATACCACCCGCCGCCTTTCGCCTTGTTCTTCACATAGGCGCCCATGGGATAGCCTTTTTTCAGCGCATCCCAAAGCACCCTGAACACCGCTCGCGGCGTATCGGGGTGGCGAACGATCTTATGCGGCGCCCCGATCATCTCGGACCACTCGAACCCCGCGGTGCGCCGAAAAATCTCGTTGCCCGATTGGATCACCCCACGCGTATCGGTGCGCGAGTAGAACAATTCTTCCAGCGCGAAAGGCACCTCGTTGGTACCGCGCAGTGCCGGCTGCCCCATTTTCGTCATCGCCCATTCTGTTCCATTGAGGTCCACCCTAGGCACCTGCCGGTTACCATCGACTTAACGCCGGATGCGAATTTCCCGTTAACCACGAGTCCGGCCTATTTCCCGGTCTTTACCCCTTCTTAGGCGCTTGCGCGGATGCTTGGCTCGAAGGCGAAGGAGGGGCAGATGAAGAATCGAGACGCGAGGGCCATGCCGGTGCATCGTGACGAAGATAGCCCGCTGAGCTTTGCGGCTGCCGAGCAAAGCCGGCAGGCCTTGGCCATGGTGCGCGCGGCGATCGACCGGCACGACGTCATGCTGGCCTATCAGCCCGTGATCCAGACCTGCCGCCCCGACCGACCCGCGTTTTACGAGGGTCTGATCCGGGTTCTCGACGATCGCGGGCGCATCATCCCCGCGAAGGAGTTCATCAACGCGATCGAACGGACGGAGGTCGGGCGGAAACTCGATTGCCTCTCGCTCGAACTGGGTCTGAAAGCGCTCCTTGGCCAGCCGGATCTGCGCCTGGCGATCAATATGTCGGCGCGCTCGATCGGCTACGCGCCCTGGACCAAGGTTCTCAATCGCGGCCTCGCGGTCGATGAAACCGTCGGCGAGCGTCTCATCCTGGAGATTACCGAAAGCTCGGCGATGGAAATTCCCGAACTGGTCAGCGTCTTCATGGAGGATTTGCAGGCGCGCGGCGTCAGTTTCGCGCTCGACGATTTCGGGGCGGGTTACACGTCTTTCCGCTATCTGCGAGATTTCTACTTCGACATCATCAAGGTCGATGGGCAGTTCATCCGCGGCATCTCGCACGATCCGGACAATCAGGCGCTGACGAAATCGCTGCTCGACGTGGCGCGCCATTTCGAGATGTTCACAATCGCCGAAGCGGTCGAGTCGCTGGAGGATGCCGAATATGTGGCAAGCCTCGGCGTCGATTGCATGCAGGGTTATTACTTCGGCGCACCGACGATCCACCCCCCGGGAGCCAGTCTTCCGAACCGCAGCGGAGGCGTGCATGACCCCAGCCAGAGCGCAATAAACTTGCGTTAACAATTTCCAGAGCGACGGGATTAAGCTTGACCTCTCGTTCCCTTCCGCCATGCTGCGCAGCAGCAGAACGGACGCGCTGTCGCGCCCGCTTAAGTGATGAGGAGGATCCCATGACCAATGTCGTCATCGTCTCGGCCGCGCGCACGCCCGTCGGCTCGTTTTTGGGCGCGTTTGCCAATACGCCCGCACATGACCTCGGCGCCGCCGTGATCGAGGCCGTCGTCGCCCGCGCGGGGATCGAGAAGTCCGATGTGTCCGAGACGATCCTCGGTCAGGTACTGACCGCGGGCCAAGGCCAGAACCCCGCCCGCCAAGCCCATATCAACGCAGGCCTGCCGATCGAAAGCGCCGCCTGGTCGATCAACCAGGTCTGCGGTTCGGGCCTGCGCACGGTCGCGCTCGGCGCCCAGCACATCATGTGCGGCGATGCCGATATCGTCGTCGCGGGCGGTCAGGAAAGCATGTCGCTCAGCCCCCATGTCGCGCATCTGCGCGCGGGTCAGAAGATGGGCGACATGAAGATGATCGACTCGATGATCAAGGACGGTCTGTGGGACGCATTCAACGGTTATCACATGGGCCAGACCGCCGAGAATGTCGCGACCCAGTGGCAGATTTCGCGCGAGATGCAGGACGAATTCGCGCTGGCTTCGCAGAACAAGGCCGAGGCCGCGCAGAAGGCTGGCAAATTCGCCGACGAGATCGCCGCCTTCACCGTGAAGACGCGCAAGGGCGACACGGTCGTGGATCAGGACGAATATATCCGCCACGGCGCGACGATCGAGAACATGCAGAAGCTGCGCCCGGCCTTCGCCAAGGATGGCTCGGTGACCGCGGGCAACGCCAGCGGCATCAATGACGGTGCGGCCGCGGTGCTGCTGATGTCGGAGGAAGAAGCCGAGAAGCGCGGGCTCACGCCGCTGGCCCGCATTGCCTCCTATGCGACCGCCGGGCTCGACCCGTCGATCATGGGCTGCGGCCCGATCCCGTCCTCGCGCAAGGCGCTGGAGAAGGCGGGCTGGAAAGCCTCCGATCTCGACCTGATCGAAGCCAACGAAGCCTTCGCGGCGCAGGCCTGCGCGGTGAACAAGGACATGGGTTGGGACGTCAGCAAGGTGAACGTCAATGGCGGCGCCATCGCCATCGGCCACCCGATCGGCGCCAGCGGCGCGCGAATCCTCAACACCCTTCTGTTCGAGATGAAGCGTCAGGGCGCGAAAAAAGGCCTCGCCACGCTCTGCATCGGTGGCGGCATGGGCGTCGCGATGTGTATTGAAGGCCTCTAGCGGCAAAAAAATGCTGCATCTGCAAAAAGAGCGCGCAACTTTGTTGCGCGCTCTTGTCATTTTCGGTAACAGCATTTCAAGGGCATTCCATTTGGAGGAGGAATCATGGCGAGAGTTGCATTGGTCACCGGCGGATCGCGCGGCATTGGCGCGGCGATCTCGAAGGCGCTGCAGGCGGCGGGCTACACGGTCGTCGCGAACTATGCCGGCAATGAGGAGGCTGCGGCCAAGTTCACCGAGGAGACGGGGATCAAGACCTACAAATGGTCGGTCGCCGATTACGACGCCTGCGCGGCGGGGATCGAGCAGATCGAATCCGAGGTCGGCCCGATCGACGTTCTGGTGAACAACGCGGGCATTACCCGCGACGCGCCCTTCCACAAGATGACCCGCGAGCAGTGGAACCAGGTGATCGACACCAATCTCAGCGGCATTTTCAACATGACCCACCCGCTCTGGACGAAGATGCGCGAGCGCAAGTTCGGCCGGGTCGTGAACATCTCCTCGATCAACGGCCAGAAGGGTCAGTTCGCTCAGGCGAACTACTCGGCGGCAAAGGCGGGCGATCTGGGCTTCACCAAGGCGCTGGCGCAGGAAGGCGCGCGCGCAGGCATCACGGTCAACGCGATCTGCCCCGGCTATATCGCGACCGAGATGGTCATGGCGGTGCCGGAGAAGGTGCGCGAGTCGATCATCGGCCAGATCCCGGTCGGTCGTCTGGGCGAGCCCGAAGAAATCGCGCGCTGCGTGGTGTTCCTCGCCTCCGACGATGCGGGCTTCATCACCGGCTCGACCATCACCGCGAATGGCGGTCAGTACTTCATCTGATTTCGCCTCTTGGCATTCTCGACGGAGGCCCGCATTTTGCGGGCCTCTTTAGTTTTGGCGGGGACAGCATGACACGCGGCAAGGCCACTTCGATCGGGTTCACAGCGGTTCTGCTGTGGGCGCTTCTGGCGCTGTTCACCGTGGGGTCGGCCCCGGTGCCGCCTCTGATGCTGAATGCGCTGTGTTTCGCTTTGGGCGGCGCGGTGGGCGTGATCTGGCTGGTGGCGACCGGTGCGCTGGGGCAGCTGCGGCACGTGTCGTGGAAGGTCTATCTCGCCGGGACCGCGGGGCTGTTTGGTTATCATTTCCTTTATTTCTCGGCGCTGCGCCTCGCGCCCCCGGCCGAGGCCGGGCTGATCGCCTATCTCTGGCCGCTGCTGATCGTGCTGTTTTCCGGGTTGCTGCCCGGCGAGCGGCTGACGCTTTGGCATGTCGCGGGGGCGGTGCTTGCGTTTGGCGGAGCCGCGCTGATCTTCGGGGGCGGGATTTCCGCCGATCCGGCGGCGCTGCCCGGCTATGGGCTGGCGCTGATCTGCGCGCTGACATGGTCGAGCTATTCGCTGCTGTCGCGGCGCTTCGGCGCGGTGCCGACGGCGGCGGTCGCGGTCTATTGCCTCGCGAGCGCGGCCCTGTCGGCCGTCGCCCATCTGGCACTGGAGCCGACGATCTGGCCTGCGGGCGCGATCGGCTGGGCCTCGGTGATCGGCTTGGGGTTGGGGCCTGTCGGGCTTGCCTTCTACACATGGGATCTTGGCGTGAAGCGCGGCGATATCCAGCTGCTGGGCACGGCCTCCTACGCAGCCCCTCTGGTCTCGACGCTGGTGCTGGTCGCAGTCGGGATTGCGGACGCGCGGCCTACCCTGCTGATAGCGGCGGCGATGATCGCCGGAGGGGCCGGGCTGGCGGCGCTTGGCGGTCGGCGACGGCGCAGCGCGCCACCTCCACCCGACGTGACTGGGCAGGAGATACCGCGGAAGGGTTCGGCCTGAGTCGCCGCGCGCTAACAGGCCCCTTTCAAACGACACGGGCCGCCCCGAAGGACGGCCCGATTAAACTCGTGGGAGGGCCCTCAGGCCGTTTCGAGGCGGTGGATTTCCTCTTTCAGCCTAAGTTTTTGCCTTTTCATCTGAGCGATTTCGAGATCGTCGATGCCGGGTCTGCGCGAAGCGCGCTCGACCTCCATCGACAGAGCCTCATGTTTTTTGCGAAGTTCGGTGATATGCGAACCAAGCGACATGGCAGTCTCCTCTCCAGTTGTCAGCCCGTCGATTGCAGCACAGGTTTTGAGTCGTGTCACGGAAATGTCGTATAGCGACGGGTTATCCCCAGCATTTTCGCGAAATCTTGCGAAAGCGTTAACGCGGAATCGGCAATTTTTGACCTTCGCGCAGGATTTCGCGCGCAATTTCCGTCAAATCCTCTGCATCGCGTGAGTGCATCGGCGCCGAATGCAGGATCAGCGGCGCCAGAAGCTGCAGCGGGGTCCGCGCACCTTTGCGGGCGGTGACGATCACCCGCCGCGCCGGGCGACCGACTCGGGGCGCGATCGGCAGAACGGAGATCGCGCCGGTCCGCCCGTGCAGCCCCACCAGCAGATCCGCCAGACGGTCGGCCTGCTGGATCAGCGTGATCCGCCCCTCGGGCTTGAGCCGCCGCAGCCCCGCGTCGAGCCATGCGCTGATCGGCGTCGCCTCGCGCTGCGCACGCTCGCGGCCGGGATCGGCGGCCGGCGTGCCATCCTCGGGCCCGAAATAGGGCGGGTTGGCGATGACGTGATCGAAGCTGAGCGCCCGCAGATCGGCGGGCATCTGCGCCAGATCGCCCTCGATCACCTCGAGCGCGATCCCGTTATCCGCCGCGTTGCGCCGGGCCAAATCGGCATAGGCGGGCTGCAACTCCACCCCGCTTTGCGCAAGTCCCGGCACCCGCCAGCCAAGGCACAGGCTCGCCACCCCGGCCCCGCAGCCGAGCTCCAGAACCGACTGGCCCGTCTGCGCCGGACAGGCCGCCGCGAGCAGGACCGGGTCCATCGCCGCGCGGTAGCCCGCGCGCGGCTGGGCGATGCGCAACCGCCCGCCGAGAAAGCCATCGACTGTCAGATCCTCGGGCCCGAACCGATCCATGGGCGTCAATCCGATTTTATCTCGTTATCGCGCAGAACCGCCTGCGCCATGAACATGTCGCTGTCGCGCACCATCAGGCGGCGCGGAAGGATTCCGAGCGAGCCTTCCAGCACGCTCGTATGGACGTCGAGTTGAAACGTGCTTATACCCTCGCCCTCGAGAAGGGCGGTCGCCATGGCCAGTTTCACCGGGTCCGTGCTGCGCAGTAGCTCTTTCATATCCCTCACTTACGGCCCCTTGCGAGGGCTGTCGAGATGAGGCAGATCGAAGGGATGAACATGAGCCTCGACGACAAGCCCGACAACACGGCAAAACCGCATGACCGGCTCGCGGAAGCCTTGGCCAACGACATGGCGGCGGTGGATGCGCTGATCGCCGAGCGCATGGCCTCGGAAAACGCGCCGCGCATCCCCGAAGTGACCGCGCATCTGGTCGGCGCGGGCGGCAAACGGCTGCGGCCGATGCTGACCGTCGCGGCGGCGCGGCTGTGCGGCTACGAGGGCAGCCTGCATCACAACCTCGCGGCAGCGGTCGAGTTCATCCATACCGCGACGCTGCTGCATGACGATGTGGTCGACGAGAGCAAGCAGCGCCGGGGCCGCCCGACCGCGAACCTGCTCTGGGACAACAAGTCGAGCGTGCTCGTTGGTGATTACCTGTTTGCGCGGTCCTTCCAGCTGATGACCGACACCGACAACCTGCGGGTTCTGTCGATCCTGTCGAACGCCTCCGCCGTCATCACCGAGGGCGAGGTGCTGCAGCTGTCGGCCGCGGAAGACCTGAACACGACCGAGGACACCTATTACAAGGTGGTGCGTGGCAAGACCGCGGCGCTGTTCTCGGCGGCGACCGAGGCGGGCGCGGTTCTGGCCGGTGCACCGGAGGATCAGATCGCGGCTCTGCACGATTACGGCGAAAGCCTCGGGATCGCGTTCCAAGTGGTCGACGATCTGCTGGACTATCTCAGCGATGCCGAGACGATGGGCAAGAACGTGGGCGACGATTTCCGCGAGCGCAAGCTGACCCTGCCGCTGATCAAGGCGCTGGCGAAAGCCGACGGCGAGGCACGCGCTTTCTGGACCCGCACCATCGACAAGGGCGACCAGCGCGACGGCGATCTGGAGCATGCGATGGAGCTGCTGCACGCGACCGGCGCGCTGGAAGAGACCCGCGCGGCGGCCCTCGAATGGGCCGATCGCGGGCGCGAGCGGCTCAAGGTGCTGCCCGAGAGCGATCTGCGGCAGATGCTGGACGATCTGGCGGATTACGTGGTGGCGCGGTTGCGCTGAGGGGGGGCTCTGCCCCCCCGCCCTGCGGGCTCCCCCGGGGATATTTGGGTCAAGAGGAAGAGGCGCGGCTTTGGGGCTGCGCCTTTTGCGTCTGATCGCCGAGCATGCCAGACGCGCGCCACCAGTCGGGGCGACGTTGGGCCAGCATCGCCTCGGCGGCCTGCGCTCCGTCCAGCGTCTCGAACAGCGCGAAACAGGTGGCGCCCGAGCCCGACATCCGCGCGAGGCGGCAGCCGGGCAGCGTCATAAGCCCGTCCAGAACCTCCCCGATCACCGGGGCGGAGGCGATGGCGGGGGCCTGCAGGTCGTTGCGCTGGGTCGCGAGCCAGTCGATGCAATCGGGCGCGCCGCTGAAGGTCGGAAGCGCTTCCGGCATCGGGGGATTGTCCTTCGAATCGAGCCCTTTGAAGATCGCAGGCGTCGGCACTTCCACGCGCGGATTGACCAGAAGCGCGGGCAGCGGCGGCAGGGTCACGGGGTCCAGCGTCTCGCCGATGCCGCGCACGCGCTGGGGCTGCGGCGTCAGGCACATCGGCACGTCTGCCCCAAGTTGCGCGGTCTCTGACGGGAGCAGCTGGTCCCAAAGCGCAGCCAGCCCGCGCAGCGCAGCCGCCGCGTCTGACGATCCACCGCCGATGCCCGAGGCGGGCGGCAGATATTTGTCGAGATGGATCTCGGCCCCCTGCCCCGCCGGGCGCGACAGGAGGGACGCGGCCTTCAGCACGAGGTTCGATGGGTCGGCGGGTACGCCTGCCGCCTCCGGCCCCGCGACGCTGAGCGACAGCGCGTCGCTCTCGCGCAGCACCAGCCGGTCGCCCATCGGCCCGAAGGCCACGAGGCTGTCGAGCAGGTGATAGCCATCGGCCCGCTGGCCGATGACATGCAGCGTCAGGTTGATCTTCGCCGGCGCGAAGGCGTCAATTATTCGCATCGCTCGCGGGAGTTTCGGGGGCAGCCTGAGCGGTATCCTTGCTCGGGCCCTTATCCTCGAGCGGCGGCAGACCCTGCTCCTTGCGCAGCTGGTCCAAACCCACCTTGATCTTGCGGCGGATCGCGTCGGGATCGAGCTCCTCGGTGGTCTCCGCATCGTCGGTCGCGAAGGACAACGCGCGGCGCCACTGGAACTTCGCCTCGCGCTGGCGGCCCACGGCCCAGAGCACATCGCCGAGGTGGTCGTTGAGCAGCGGATCGCGCGGCTCGAGCTCCACGGCGCGCTCCATCTTCTCGGCCGCCTCCTGATAATGGCCAAGCTTGAACAGCGCCCAGCCGAGGCTGTCGATGATGAATCCCGCATCCGGACGCTCGGCGGCGGCCTTGCGGATCATGTCGAGCGCCTCGTCGAGATTCTCGCCCTTGTCCACGTAGGAATAGCCCAGATAGTTCAGCACCGAAGGCTGATCGGGCGAGAGGCGCAGCGCCTCGCGGAAGCCTTTCTCGGCCTCGTCCCAATTGCCCGAGCGTTCCTGCGCAATGGCGCGCGAATACCAGACGAACCAGTCCTTCGGCTCGGGCTGGCCAAGCAGGTCGATCGCCTTGTCATAGGCCTTTGCGGCCTCGGCAAAGCGGCTCTCGCGGCGCAGCGTATCGCCGAGCGCAGTCCAGACGCCCACGAGCTTGGGACGGCTGCGCGACAGGTTCTCGAGCACTTCGATCGCCGCATCGTTGCGGCCCGCGCGCACCATCGATTCCGCGCGTCCGATCTCGGCGGCGTGGTAGATCGGGCTGTCGGGCTTGATGTCGGCATAGGCTTCGATGGCCAGATCGTATTGGCCCTGCTGGTCGAGCATCGACGCGGTCAGCAGCGTCGCGTCATCCATGTCGGGCCGGATCATGTTCGCCAGCCGCGAATGCACCAACGTGAACGTGTCGGGCGCATCCCCGATCAGCGCCTGAGCGACCGAGTAATAGACCTCCGCCACGCCGTCGGACGCGTTGCGCACGACGTCGAAGGGCAGCGTGTCGCCCGCCTCCAGCTTGGTGCGAATGTCCTTCAGCTGCGGGTCGAGATCCTTGCCGAAGCGATCCTCGATCAGTTTCAGCGCCTCTTTGTTCTTCTCGAGCTGCGAGAGCACTTCGACATGGGCGAGCACACCGCGCCGGGTCGAGGTGATCTTCTCGCCATGCTCGCCGCTCAGGATCGCATCGGCACCTTCGTAATCACCGACCAGCGCCAGCGCGAGTGCCTTGTGGAAGCCCGCGAAGGCCGCAAGGCCCTGCTGCTTGCCGACCTCGTCGAAAGCGGCGGAGGCGTCGGACATCTTGCCGTCGCCCGCCAGCGCCCAGGCCTTGGTCAGACCGCCCACGAGCGGCCCGGGATCGGCACCGCTGTCGAGAAGCGCGAGCGCCCCGGTCCAGTTCTTTTCATGCGCATCGGCCGCCAGCGCCGTGAGCGCCGCGATCTGGCTGCCGGTTCCAGCCTCCACCATCTGCTGCGCAAGCGGCGTGGCGCGGTCGAAATCGGCGATCGCGATCTCGGACACGAGCGTCGCTTCCGCGGTCGCGCCGCTGGTATCGCCGCTTGCCATCAGCTGACGGTAGTAATGCGCGGCCTCGGCGAAATCGAATTGCTGCGACGCGATGCGCGCGGCGAGATAAGCCCCCGCCTCTGCGGGGCTCGGGTCATTCGCGGTGTCGGCAGCATCGCCTTTGGCCTCGGCAGCATCGGCAGCCTGCGCCGCATCTTCGGCGCTGCCAGCCTTCGGCGCATCCTGAGCCAGCAGCGGCATCGGCGCGGTGGAGCCCATCAAGAGGGCGAAGAGCGCAAGGCGCAGCGGGGTCTTCAAACTCGACACGAAACGGTCCTCTCATTCGGGTTGAAATCGAGCGTAACGGCGCGCTGCGGGCATTACAATGAGCCGTACCACCGCACGCGGGAAGCCGCCTGCGCAGACACGGCGTTGTGATGGGCGCGGAAGAGGGCTGGATAAGGAAAAGGGGCCCGCAGGCCCCTTTCGCGATCACATGTTCGGGTAGTTTGGCCCGTCGCCGCCCTGCGGGGTGGTCCAGTTGATGTTCTGGCTCGGGTCCTTGATGTCGCAGGTCTTGCAGTGGACGCAGTTCTGGAAGTTGATCTGGAACTTCGCGTCGTCGCCCTCGCCGACCACCTCGTAGACGCCGGCCGGGCAGTAGCGCTGCGCGGGCTCGTCATATTTCGGCAGGTTCACCGAGATCGGGACCGACGGATCCTTCAGCTGCAGGTGGCAGGGCTGGCTCTCTTCATGGTTGGTGAAGGAGAAGCTGACATTGGTCAGGCGGTCGAAGCTCAGCTTGCCATCGGGTTTGGGATAATCGATCGGCTTGAACTTGCTCGCCTCGCCGGTCGCTTTCGCATCCGATTTGCCATGCTTGAGCGTGCCGAACAGCGAGAAGCCGAAGAGGTCGTTGGTCCACATGTCGAGCCCGCCGAAGATCAGCGAGGGGATCATCCCCCATTTCGACCACATCGGCTTCACGTTGCGGACCTTCTTGAGGTCGTTCGCGATCGGACCCGAGCGCAGATCGGCTTCGTATTCAGTCAGCTCATCGCCCGAACGCCCGCCCTTGATGGCCTCCGCCGCAGCTTCCGCCGCCGCGATGCCCGACAGCATCGCGTTGTGGTTGCCCTTGATGCGCGGCACGTTCACGAGCCCCGCCGAACAGCCCAGCAGAACCGCGCCCGGCACGGTCAGTTTCGGGATCGACTGCCAGCCGCCTTCCGAAATCGCCCGCGCGCCGTAGGCCACGCGCTTGCCGCCTTCGAGCAGTTCCGCGACCATCGGGTGATGCTTGAAGCGCTGGAACTCCATGTAGGGGTAGAGGTGCGGATTCTCGTAGTTCAGGTGCACCACGAAGCCGACATAGACCTGATTGTTCTCAAGGTGGTAGATGAACGACCCGCCGCCCGCATTGCCGCCCAGCGGCCAGCCCATCGTGTGGGTCACGGTGCCTTCGCGGTGCTTCTCCGGGTCGATCTCCCAGATTTCCTTCATACCGAGGCCGAATTTCTGCGGGCAGTGACCGTCGGAGAGGTTGTGCTTCTCCATCATCACCTTGGCGAGCGAGCCGCGCACGCCTTCGGCGATCATCACGTATTTGCCGCGCAGCTCCATGCCCGGCTCGTAGCCCGGACCCTCGGTGCCATCGGGGTTCTTGCCGAATTCGCCCGCAACGACACCGGCGACGCGGTCACCGTCCCAAACGATTTCCGAGGCGGCCATACCGGGGAAGATCTCGACGCCCAGACCTTCGGCCTGCTCGGCCATCCAGCGGCAGACATTGCCCATCGAGACGATGTATTTGCCGTGGTTCGACATCAAGGGCGGCATCGGCCAGTTCGGGATGCGCATCGCCCCGGCCTCGCCCAGCATGTAGAAATTGTCTTTCTTGACAGGCACGGTGATCGGCGCGCCCTTGTCCTTCCAGTCGGGGATCAGTTGATCCAGACCGCTGGTGTCGAGCACCGCGCCCGACAGGATATGCGCGCCCACTTCCGAGCCCTTCTCGAGCACGACGACCTCGAGCTCCGGGTCGATCTGCTTGAGACGGATCGCCGCCGAAAGCCCCGCAGGCCCCGCGCCCACGATCACCACATCATATTCCATCGACTCGCGCGTCACTTCGGTCATGTCTGTCGAACCCCTTGCTGGTCGTCCTAGCTGGCGTCCTGCCTAGCCTACCTCGCGTAACGAGGCAATTGTTACGCTGCGATGCCGCGCAACAATCTTGCGCCAAATTACGATCCCTTCCCAGACTGAGGAGATCGGCAATTCGCCGCGAAAATCGCGCTGTCCACTTGACTTCCGGGGGTGAGAGCAGATTTAGATGCCCTGAATTGGGGACAGTTCCGAATTCGGGAGCCTTCCATGGACAAACAACCGATGACGCGCGCGGGTTTCGACGCGCTCAATACAGAATTGAAAAAGCTCAAGTCCGAAGAGCGGCCCGCGATCATTGCTGCGATCGCGGAAGCGCGGGAATTGGGCGACCTCTCGGAGAATGCCGAATACCATTCGGCACGCGAGAAGCAGGGCTTTATCGAAGGCCGGATCAAGGAGCTCGAAGGGCTTCTGGGCCGGGCCGAGGTGATTGACCCGTCGAAGATGACGGGCGCCGTGAAATTCGGCGCGACCGTCACCATCGTCGACGAGGACACCGACGAAGAGAAGACCTACCAGATCGTCGGCGAGCCCGAGGCCGATCTGGAGAAGGGCAAGCTCAACATGAAATCGCCGTTGGCGCGCGCGCTGATCGGCAAGGACGAGGGCGACTCGGTCGAGGTTCGCACCCCGGGCGGCGACAAGGCGTACGAAATCCTCAAGATCGTTTTCGCCTGACGCGGTCGTCCCCTGCGCGGTTGCCCCTGAGCATTTGACCGCGCGCCACTGACGGAGAGCCTGAATGGAAGGACCCGCAGAGCAGGACAAGGACCGGTTCGCCATGCCCGGCGGACCGCAATCGCCTGCCGGTCGTCCACGCCTCAAGACGCGATATCCCGGCGCGCCGGAATGGATCGCGCTGGGGCTGAGCCTCCTGTGGGTCTTCATGGTCGTGGCCTTCTGGTTCTTCGCCCCGGGGATCGCGCGCGCCGCATCGCTGTTCGCCACCGTCAGCCTCGTCGTCGGGATGGCAGTGCCGATCGTGATGATCTGGGTCGCCGCCGTAACGGCCCGCGCAACTCGCGAGATGCGCGCCGAGACCGCCGCTCTCAAGCAATCCATCGAGGCGATGCGCACGGCCTGGCTCAATCAGCAGGCGCTGCGCACCGATCAGAATGTCGAGAAGAAGCTCGACGAGATCGCCGCCGTCGCCCGGCAGGCCGAGACCACCATCGCGACCTTTGCGTCGCGCCGCGATGTGCAGGCGAGCCAACCCTCGGCCGATCGTAAGGCGGCGCTGGTGGCCCCGCCCCCGCCACGGCCCGATGACAGCGAACCGATGCTGGCGCTCGGCACCCCTGCCGAGGAATTGCGCGCGCCGCTCTCGGTCGCCGATTTCGTCCGCGCGCTGAACTTC
Proteins encoded in this region:
- a CDS encoding EAL domain-containing protein: MKNRDARAMPVHRDEDSPLSFAAAEQSRQALAMVRAAIDRHDVMLAYQPVIQTCRPDRPAFYEGLIRVLDDRGRIIPAKEFINAIERTEVGRKLDCLSLELGLKALLGQPDLRLAINMSARSIGYAPWTKVLNRGLAVDETVGERLILEITESSAMEIPELVSVFMEDLQARGVSFALDDFGAGYTSFRYLRDFYFDIIKVDGQFIRGISHDPDNQALTKSLLDVARHFEMFTIAEAVESLEDAEYVASLGVDCMQGYYFGAPTIHPPGASLPNRSGGVHDPSQSAINLR
- a CDS encoding acetyl-CoA C-acetyltransferase gives rise to the protein MTNVVIVSAARTPVGSFLGAFANTPAHDLGAAVIEAVVARAGIEKSDVSETILGQVLTAGQGQNPARQAHINAGLPIESAAWSINQVCGSGLRTVALGAQHIMCGDADIVVAGGQESMSLSPHVAHLRAGQKMGDMKMIDSMIKDGLWDAFNGYHMGQTAENVATQWQISREMQDEFALASQNKAEAAQKAGKFADEIAAFTVKTRKGDTVVDQDEYIRHGATIENMQKLRPAFAKDGSVTAGNASGINDGAAAVLLMSEEEAEKRGLTPLARIASYATAGLDPSIMGCGPIPSSRKALEKAGWKASDLDLIEANEAFAAQACAVNKDMGWDVSKVNVNGGAIAIGHPIGASGARILNTLLFEMKRQGAKKGLATLCIGGGMGVAMCIEGL
- the phbB gene encoding beta-ketoacyl-ACP reductase; this translates as MARVALVTGGSRGIGAAISKALQAAGYTVVANYAGNEEAAAKFTEETGIKTYKWSVADYDACAAGIEQIESEVGPIDVLVNNAGITRDAPFHKMTREQWNQVIDTNLSGIFNMTHPLWTKMRERKFGRVVNISSINGQKGQFAQANYSAAKAGDLGFTKALAQEGARAGITVNAICPGYIATEMVMAVPEKVRESIIGQIPVGRLGEPEEIARCVVFLASDDAGFITGSTITANGGQYFI
- the yddG gene encoding aromatic amino acid exporter YddG — its product is MTRGKATSIGFTAVLLWALLALFTVGSAPVPPLMLNALCFALGGAVGVIWLVATGALGQLRHVSWKVYLAGTAGLFGYHFLYFSALRLAPPAEAGLIAYLWPLLIVLFSGLLPGERLTLWHVAGAVLAFGGAALIFGGGISADPAALPGYGLALICALTWSSYSLLSRRFGAVPTAAVAVYCLASAALSAVAHLALEPTIWPAGAIGWASVIGLGLGPVGLAFYTWDLGVKRGDIQLLGTASYAAPLVSTLVLVAVGIADARPTLLIAAAMIAGGAGLAALGGRRRRSAPPPPDVTGQEIPRKGSA
- a CDS encoding YdcH family protein, which gives rise to MSLGSHITELRKKHEALSMEVERASRRPGIDDLEIAQMKRQKLRLKEEIHRLETA
- a CDS encoding tRNA1(Val) (adenine(37)-N6)-methyltransferase; translation: MDRFGPEDLTVDGFLGGRLRIAQPRAGYRAAMDPVLLAAACPAQTGQSVLELGCGAGVASLCLGWRVPGLAQSGVELQPAYADLARRNAADNGIALEVIEGDLAQMPADLRALSFDHVIANPPYFGPEDGTPAADPGRERAQREATPISAWLDAGLRRLKPEGRITLIQQADRLADLLVGLHGRTGAISVLPIAPRVGRPARRVIVTARKGARTPLQLLAPLILHSAPMHSRDAEDLTEIAREILREGQKLPIPR
- a CDS encoding putative signal transducing protein, whose protein sequence is MKELLRSTDPVKLAMATALLEGEGISTFQLDVHTSVLEGSLGILPRRLMVRDSDMFMAQAVLRDNEIKSD
- a CDS encoding polyprenyl synthetase family protein, which codes for MSLDDKPDNTAKPHDRLAEALANDMAAVDALIAERMASENAPRIPEVTAHLVGAGGKRLRPMLTVAAARLCGYEGSLHHNLAAAVEFIHTATLLHDDVVDESKQRRGRPTANLLWDNKSSVLVGDYLFARSFQLMTDTDNLRVLSILSNASAVITEGEVLQLSAAEDLNTTEDTYYKVVRGKTAALFSAATEAGAVLAGAPEDQIAALHDYGESLGIAFQVVDDLLDYLSDAETMGKNVGDDFRERKLTLPLIKALAKADGEARAFWTRTIDKGDQRDGDLEHAMELLHATGALEETRAAALEWADRGRERLKVLPESDLRQMLDDLADYVVARLR
- a CDS encoding 4-(cytidine 5'-diphospho)-2-C-methyl-D-erythritol kinase; the encoded protein is MRIIDAFAPAKINLTLHVIGQRADGYHLLDSLVAFGPMGDRLVLRESDALSLSVAGPEAAGVPADPSNLVLKAASLLSRPAGQGAEIHLDKYLPPASGIGGGSSDAAAALRGLAALWDQLLPSETAQLGADVPMCLTPQPQRVRGIGETLDPVTLPPLPALLVNPRVEVPTPAIFKGLDSKDNPPMPEALPTFSGAPDCIDWLATQRNDLQAPAIASAPVIGEVLDGLMTLPGCRLARMSGSGATCFALFETLDGAQAAEAMLAQRRPDWWRASGMLGDQTQKAQPQSRASSS